In Actinoplanes octamycinicus, the genomic window GGTCCTTCGCGGACACCGAGGAGGGGCGGACCTCCCCGGTCGTCGACCCGAGCACCGGCGAGACCTACGCCCACGCGCCGGTCTCCTCGGCGCGCGACGTCGCGGCCGCGGTCGACGCCGCGACCGCCGGCTTCGAGGTCTGGCGGGACACCACCCCGGCCGAGCGGCAGCGGGCGCTGCTGCGCATCGCCGACGCCGTGGAGGCGCGGGCCGAGGAGCTGATCGAGGCCGAGTGCCGCAACACCGGCAAGCCGATCGAGGCCACCCGGGCCGAGGAGATGGGCCCGGTCCTGGACGAGCTCCGGTTCTTCGCCGGCGCGGCCCGGATGCTGGAGGGTAAGGCCGCCGGCGAATACCTGCGGGACCACACCTCTTATGTACGCCGAGAGCCGATCGGCGTCTGCGCCCAGATCACCCCGTGGAACTATCCCCTGGTGATGGCGATCTGGAAGCTCGCCCCGGCGATCGCGGCCGGCAACTCGGTGGTGCTCAAACCGTCCGACACCACCCCGGTCAGCACCCTGCTGCTGGCCGGCATCGCCGCCGAGTTCCTGCCGGCCGGCGTGCTCAACGTGGTCTGCGGCGACCGGGACACCGGCCGCGCGCTGGTCTCCCACCCGGTCCCGCAGATGGTCTCGATCACCGGCTCCACCCGGGCCGGGACGGAGGTCGCCGCGGCGGCCGCGCCCGACCTCAAGAAGGTGCACCTGGAGCTGGGCGGCAAGGCCCCGGTCGTGGTCTTCGACGACGTCGACATCGCGGCCACCGCGGAGGCGATCGCCGGCGCCGGTTTCTTCAACGCCGGTCAGGACTGCACCGCGGCCACCCGGGTGCTGGTGCACGAGCGGATCGCCGCCGACTTCACCGCCGCGCTGGCCGCCGCCGCGAAGAACACCCGGGTCGGCGCCCCGTCCGACCCGGACGCGTTCTTCGGCCCGGTCAACAACCTGCACCAGCTGGAGCGGGTGGCCGGCTTCCTGGACCGCACCCCGGCGCACGCCGAGGTGGTGGCCGGCGGCAACCGGATCGGCGAGCGCGGCTTCTTCTTCGAGCCGACCGTGGTCGCCGGCCTGCGGCAGCGCGACGAGATGATCCAGGACGAGGTGTTCGGACCGGTCATCACGGTGCAGCCGTTCACCGATGAGGCGGAGGCGGTCCGCTTCGCCAACGACGTCCGGTACGGCCTGAGCGCCAGCGTCTGGACCCAGAACCACGGCCGGGCGATGCGGGTCTCCCGCCGCCTGGACTTCGGCGCGGTCTGGATCAACACGCACCTGCCGTTCGTCTCGGAGATGCCGCACGGCGGTTACGGCCACTCCGGTTACGGCAAGGACCTTTCCATGTACGGCTTCGAGGAGTACACCCGGATCAAACACGTGATGAGTTTTCACGGCTGATCCGGCCCCGCAGAGTTCCGCACCCCCGCCTCCGAGGTGAACAAATGACCACGTCTCCCCCGCATCAGGCAGTGACGGCGCCGTCCGCCACCGGTGAGCGGACCGGGCATCCGGCGATCGAGTTCGTCGGCGTGCGCAAGGAATACCTGTCGCACGGTGAGGCGGTGCCCGCCGTCAAGAGCCTCGACCTGGCGATCGGCCAGGGGGAGTTCTTCTCGCTGCTCGGCCCGTCCGGCTGTGGCAAGACCACCACGATGCGGATGATCGCCGGCTTCGAGGAGCCGACCACCGGCCAGGTGTTCCTGGACGGCAAGGACGTCACCGGCGTCGCCGCCAACAAGCGCGACGTCAACATGGTGTTCCAGTCGTACGCGTTGTTCCCGCACCTCAACGTGCTGCAGAACGTCTCGTTCGGGCTGGAGCGCAAGAAGGTCGGGAAATCCGAGATCAAGCGCCGGGTCGGCGAGATCCTGGAGATCGTCTCGCTGACCGGCATGGAGAAGCGGCACCCCAAGGAGATGTCCGGTGGCCAGCAGCAGCGCGTCGCGCTGGCCCGGGCCCTGGTCAACCACCCCCGGGCGCTGCTGCTCGACGAGCCGCTCGGCGCGCTCGACCTGAAGCTCCGGCAGCAGATGCAGATCGAGCTCAAGCGGATCCAGCGCGAGGTCGGCATCACCTTCGTCTACGTCACCCACGACCAGGGTGAGGCGCTGACCATGTCGGACCGGATCGCGGTGATGAACGACGGGCTGATCGAGCAGCTCGGCACGCCGCGGGAGATCTACGAGAAGCCGGCCACCCGGTTCGTGGCCGGCTTCATCGGCACCTCGAACCTGCTGTCCGGGCAGGTGAGCCGGGTGGAGGACGGATGCGCCGTGCTCGACCTGGGCTCGGAGGGCCGGATCGTGGTGCCGGTCCCCGGCTCGGTGCAGGCCGGCCAGCCGATCGAGGTGTCGGTCCGGCCGGAGAAGATCGATCTGCACCGCGGCACGCCGCAGGCCACCGGGAGCGTGCTGGCGGGCACCGTCACCGAGGTCGTCTACCACGGGACGTCGACCAACTACACGGTCGCGACCTCGGCCGGAACAGATTTCGTGGTGTTCGACCAGAACGCGCACGACGCCGAGGACGTCGCCTCGCGTGGCGAGCGCGTCTTCCTCACCTGGGCCCCGCAGCACTCGTACCCGATCGGAGTCTGATGTTCCCGACCAACCAGCCGGACCCCTCCCTCCTCCGTGGCATGACGCAGCGGCGGCTCGGCCGCCGTGACGCGCTGCGTCTCGGTGGAGTGTCGGCGCTTGGTGCTTTCCTGGCGGCCTGTGGTGTCCAGGGCAAGGGCGGCACGACGCAGGCCAGCGTCGCACCCGACGCGGTGGCGAAGTTCTGGACCGGCAAGGCCAAGAACGGCAAGGTCGACTTCGCCAACTGGCCGCTCTACATGGACCCGAAGAAGCCGGAGCTCAAGAAGTTCACCGAGAAGACCGGCATCCAGGTCAACTACCAGGAGGTCATCCAGGAGATGGGTCCTTGGTTCGCCAAGGTGCAGCCCCAGCTCTCGGCCGGCCAGTCGATCGGCTTCGACCTCATGGTGATCACCAACTCGCTGCAGTTCGGGCAGTTCCGTAACAGCGGCTTCCTGGCCCCGCTGGACCACTCCAAGCTGCCGAACTTCGCCAAGAACGCCGCCCCGAAGTACACCCAGGAGGCGTTCGACCCGGGCAACGTGTTCAGCATCCCGTGGGCGTCCGGCATCACCGGCATCGCCTACGACCCGAAGAAGACCGGCCGGGAGATCACCAAGCTCGCCGACCTGTGGGACCCGGCGTTCAAGGGCAAGGTCGGCATGTTCTCCGACACCCAGGAGCTGGCCAACTTCGGCCTGCTCGCGGCCGGCCTCAAGCCGGGCGACTCGGGCGAGGACGACTGGAAGAAGGCCGCCGCCAAGCTCAAGGAGCAGAAGGACGCGGGCATGGTCCGCAACTACTACGACCAGAGCTACGTCGACGCGCTCGGCAAGGGCGAGGTCTGGCTGACCCAGGCGTGGTCCGGCGACATCTTCCAGAAGAACGTGTCGGACGGGACGAACTTCAAGTTCATCATCCCGGAGGAGGGCGGCACGATCTGGACGGACAACTTCACCATCCCGGTCACCGCCGCCAACCCGGTCGACGCCATCATGCTGATGGACTTCTTCTACGAGGTCGAGAACGCCGCGACGCTGGCCGAGTACATCAACTACGTCTGCCCGGTGCCGGCCGCGCAGGCGCAGATCAAGAAGGACGCGGCGGCCGCCTCCGGCGAGGACAAGACCCTCCTCACCCAGGTCGCCGACAGCCCGCTGGTCTTCCCGGGCGACGCCGACTACGCCAAGCTGCACTACTACGTGGACTTCGACACGGCGGAAGAGCAGCAGAACTTCGCCAGCATCTTCGAACCGATCACCTTGAGCTGAGCCGCCGATGAACCGGGTAAAACGTACGCTCGCGCCCTACCTGCTGGTGCTTCCCGGCGGGTTGTGGCTGCTGCTGTTCTTCGTGGTGCCGATGGTCACCATGTTCTCGCTGTCCCTGCAGCAGGGCGACATCGTCAACGGGTACGTCTTCACGGGTCACTGGCAGACCTACGTCGACGCGATCTCGAACTACCAGACCCAGTTGATCCGCTCGCTGGTGTACGGGCTCATCACGACGGTCGCCCTGGTCGTGATGAGCTTCCCGGTCGCCTACTGGATCGCCTTCTACGGCGGCAAGCGCAAGTCGACCTACCTGTTCCTGATCCTGCTGCCGTTCTTCGTGTCGTTCGTGCTGCGGACGATCTCCTGGCGGCAGATCCTCACCGACGACGGGATGCTGCTGCACCCGCTGAAGGAGGCCGGGCTGCTCTCGCCCGGGTTCCACATCCTCGGCACCTCGTACGCGGTGATCTTCGGCTTGATCTACAACTTCCTGCCGTTCATGGTGCTGCCGATCTACGTGGCCCTGGAGCGGATCGACCCGCGCGTGGTCGAGGCCGCCCGGGACCTGTACGCCAAGCCGCTCACCGTGTTCCGCAAGGTGGTCTTCCCGCTCGCCCTGCCCGGCGTCTTCGCCGGCGTGCTGATGACGTTCGTCCCGGCCAGTTCGGACTACGTCAACTCGGGCGTGCTGGGCAGCTCGTCGACCACCATGATCGGCCAGGTGGTGCAGGCGCAGGCGCTGGCCAACTCGAACTACCCGATGGCCTCGGCCCTCTCCTTCTTCCTGATGGCGGTCCTGCTGACCGGCGTCTTCATCTATGCCCGGGTCCTCGGCACCGAGGACGTCATGAATGCGGCGGCCCGATGACGACTCAGACCTTGGAACGGCCCACCTCGGCTCCGGCAGCCCAGCGGAGGCGACGGCTCACCGGCGAGCGGGCGATGTTCCTCTACACCTGGCTGATCATCGCCTGGCTCGTGGTGCCGATCCTGATCATGATCGTGTTCGGATTCAACGACCCGAAGGGCCGGTACAACCAGACCTGGCAGGGCTTCACGCTCAAGTGGTACAAGGATGTCTTCGCGATCAGCGATCTCACCTCGGCGCTGGTCATCTCGCTGGGGATCGCCGTGGTCAGCTCGCTGCTGGCCGGCGCGCTGGGCACCGGCATCGGGTACGCGCTGGGCCGCTACCGGTTCCGCGGCGCGGACGGGCTGAACCTGGTCATGTTCGCCACCATGTCCTCACCCGAGCTGATCATGGGCATCTCGCTGCTCACCCTGTTCGTCTCGGCGGGCATCGGGCTGGGCGCGGTGACCATCACGATCGCGCACGTGATGTTCTCCATCTCGTTCGTCTCCACCGTGGTCCGGGCCCGGGTGA contains:
- a CDS encoding ABC transporter ATP-binding protein, whose product is MTTSPPHQAVTAPSATGERTGHPAIEFVGVRKEYLSHGEAVPAVKSLDLAIGQGEFFSLLGPSGCGKTTTMRMIAGFEEPTTGQVFLDGKDVTGVAANKRDVNMVFQSYALFPHLNVLQNVSFGLERKKVGKSEIKRRVGEILEIVSLTGMEKRHPKEMSGGQQQRVALARALVNHPRALLLDEPLGALDLKLRQQMQIELKRIQREVGITFVYVTHDQGEALTMSDRIAVMNDGLIEQLGTPREIYEKPATRFVAGFIGTSNLLSGQVSRVEDGCAVLDLGSEGRIVVPVPGSVQAGQPIEVSVRPEKIDLHRGTPQATGSVLAGTVTEVVYHGTSTNYTVATSAGTDFVVFDQNAHDAEDVASRGERVFLTWAPQHSYPIGV
- a CDS encoding ABC transporter permease, producing the protein MNRVKRTLAPYLLVLPGGLWLLLFFVVPMVTMFSLSLQQGDIVNGYVFTGHWQTYVDAISNYQTQLIRSLVYGLITTVALVVMSFPVAYWIAFYGGKRKSTYLFLILLPFFVSFVLRTISWRQILTDDGMLLHPLKEAGLLSPGFHILGTSYAVIFGLIYNFLPFMVLPIYVALERIDPRVVEAARDLYAKPLTVFRKVVFPLALPGVFAGVLMTFVPASSDYVNSGVLGSSSTTMIGQVVQAQALANSNYPMASALSFFLMAVLLTGVFIYARVLGTEDVMNAAAR
- a CDS encoding ABC transporter permease — translated: MTTQTLERPTSAPAAQRRRRLTGERAMFLYTWLIIAWLVVPILIMIVFGFNDPKGRYNQTWQGFTLKWYKDVFAISDLTSALVISLGIAVVSSLLAGALGTGIGYALGRYRFRGADGLNLVMFATMSSPELIMGISLLTLFVSAGIGLGAVTITIAHVMFSISFVSTVVRARVITLDRSIEEAAADLGAGPWTTFWKVTFPIILPAVFSGVMLAFALSIDDFVVTNFTAGTTVTFPLWIWGATRVGLPPQVNVMGTLIFAAGILIAVVTNLRSRSKAKRS
- a CDS encoding aminobutyraldehyde dehydrogenase; this encodes MSTDIPVLRNFVNGSFADTEEGRTSPVVDPSTGETYAHAPVSSARDVAAAVDAATAGFEVWRDTTPAERQRALLRIADAVEARAEELIEAECRNTGKPIEATRAEEMGPVLDELRFFAGAARMLEGKAAGEYLRDHTSYVRREPIGVCAQITPWNYPLVMAIWKLAPAIAAGNSVVLKPSDTTPVSTLLLAGIAAEFLPAGVLNVVCGDRDTGRALVSHPVPQMVSITGSTRAGTEVAAAAAPDLKKVHLELGGKAPVVVFDDVDIAATAEAIAGAGFFNAGQDCTAATRVLVHERIAADFTAALAAAAKNTRVGAPSDPDAFFGPVNNLHQLERVAGFLDRTPAHAEVVAGGNRIGERGFFFEPTVVAGLRQRDEMIQDEVFGPVITVQPFTDEAEAVRFANDVRYGLSASVWTQNHGRAMRVSRRLDFGAVWINTHLPFVSEMPHGGYGHSGYGKDLSMYGFEEYTRIKHVMSFHG
- a CDS encoding polyamine ABC transporter substrate-binding protein; translated protein: MTQRRLGRRDALRLGGVSALGAFLAACGVQGKGGTTQASVAPDAVAKFWTGKAKNGKVDFANWPLYMDPKKPELKKFTEKTGIQVNYQEVIQEMGPWFAKVQPQLSAGQSIGFDLMVITNSLQFGQFRNSGFLAPLDHSKLPNFAKNAAPKYTQEAFDPGNVFSIPWASGITGIAYDPKKTGREITKLADLWDPAFKGKVGMFSDTQELANFGLLAAGLKPGDSGEDDWKKAAAKLKEQKDAGMVRNYYDQSYVDALGKGEVWLTQAWSGDIFQKNVSDGTNFKFIIPEEGGTIWTDNFTIPVTAANPVDAIMLMDFFYEVENAATLAEYINYVCPVPAAQAQIKKDAAAASGEDKTLLTQVADSPLVFPGDADYAKLHYYVDFDTAEEQQNFASIFEPITLS